In the Deltaproteobacteria bacterium genome, TCTACGGTGCACACATCAACGTTCGGGACGGCCAGGCCATCGAGCCCGGTGAACTTCTGGCCTCGTGGGACCCTTTCACCACGCCGATCATCACGGAGGTGGACGGGGTCGTAAAATTCGGCGACCTCATTCCCGGCAAGACCATGCAGGAGAAGGTCGACCCGGTTACCGGCAAATCGAGCCGGACCGTCATCGAATCGAAAAGCGGCGAGGAGCGGCCCCGGATTTCCATCAAGGATGAGAAGGGCAGGACGGCCAGTCTGCCGACCTCCTCCGGAAACGCAAGGTATATTCTGCCTGTCGGAGCCATCCTGATGGTGGAGGAGGGGGACGTTGTCAAGGCCGGCGACGTGCTTTCCAAACTGCCCAGGGCGACCACCAAGACCAAGGACATCACGGGTGGTCTGCCGCGGGTCGCCGAACTGTTCGAGGTGCGCAAACCCAAAGAGATATCCGTTTTGAGTGAAATCGATGGTTATGTATCGATCTCCAAGGGGACCAAAAAGGGGAAACAGAAAATTACGGTAACCCCCATGGACGTGGGCGAGAAGAAGGAGTACCTGATTCCCCGAGGTAAGCACATCAACGTTTACGAAGGGGATTACGTGCGCGCCGGCGAGCAGTTGATCGGTGGTGCATCCGTGCCGCAGGACATTCTCAACATCAAGGGCGAGGTGGCTTTGGCCCGCTACCTGGTTGACGAGGTTCAGGAGGTCTACCGCCTCCAGGGCGTACGCATTAACGACAAGCACATCGAGGTGATCGTCAGGCAAATGATGCGGCGGGTAAAGGTGCGCGAGGTGGGTGACACCGATTTCATTCTCGAAGAGCAGGTCGACAAGACCGTCTTCGAAGAGACCAACATGGCGATGATCGAAAAGGGCGGCAAACCCGCTGTGGCCGAACCGTTGATCCTGGGCATCACCAAGGCTTCGCTGAGTACGGAAAGCTTCATCTCCGCGGCTTCCTTCCAGGAAACCACCAAGGTGCTGACGGAAGCGAGCATCCATGGAGCGGTCGACCATCTGCGCGGGCTGAAGGAAAATGTGATCATGGGTCGTATCATTCCCGCCGGCACAGGGCTCTATGCCTATCGTATGGCCGAAATCGAGACCAATTGACATGCGAAATAATGGCAATTAAATTATATAAATCTCTTGACAGACACTGATAAAATGTATACATAAATGCTTTTGTGCGAACCCGCTAAAAGCTTTCATTGCCAGCTGAAAAACGTATAATATCCAGAATGAAATGAGGAAGGTATGCCGACGATCAACCAGTTAGTCAGAAAAGGCCGGAAACGGATCAATAAGAAGACAAATACACCGGCGCTCAAAGGGGCACCCCAGAAGAGAGGCGTGTGCACGCGCGTTTACACATCCACGCCGAAGAAGCCCAACTCGGCTCTGCGTAAGGTTGCCAGGGTCCGCTTGACCACGGGAATCGAGGTGACCGCCTACATACCGGGTATCGGCCACAATCTTCAGGAGCACTCGGTTGTGCTCGTCCGTGGAGGGCGTGTGAAGGACCTTCCCGGCGTGCGTTACCACATCGTCCGGGGTACACTGGATACGCTGGGTGTAGACGATCGTCGTGCCGGGCGTTCCAAATACGGGGCCAAAAAGCCCAAATAGCGTTTGCAAGCCGAACATGAAAAGGGGTGTCGGAGCCCTTCAACCGATAACAGCAAAAAGTATGTGGTGTGAGATATGCCGAGAAGAAGAGAAGTTCCAGAACGTGTCATTATCCCCGATTTGAAACATGACAGCAAACTGGTTTCCAAATTCGTCGCCTGCATCATGCGGGACGGGAAAAAAAGTGTAGCCGAATCGATCCTGTACGGAGCCTTCGATCTCATGGAAGAGCGGACCGGCAAGCCGGCTCTCAAGACCTTCGAACAGGCCGTGGACAACGTAAGGCCCCTCATCGAGGTAAAATCACGGCGGGTGGGAGGCTCAACCTATCAGGTCCCGACGGAAATCAGGCCGTCCAGACGTACGGCGCTGGCGCTGCGCTGGATCATCAGCTATGCCAGGACCCGGTCGGAAAAGGGGATGGCCAA is a window encoding:
- the rpsL gene encoding 30S ribosomal protein S12, with the protein product MPTINQLVRKGRKRINKKTNTPALKGAPQKRGVCTRVYTSTPKKPNSALRKVARVRLTTGIEVTAYIPGIGHNLQEHSVVLVRGGRVKDLPGVRYHIVRGTLDTLGVDDRRAGRSKYGAKKPK
- the rpsG gene encoding 30S ribosomal protein S7, whose product is MPRRREVPERVIIPDLKHDSKLVSKFVACIMRDGKKSVAESILYGAFDLMEERTGKPALKTFEQAVDNVRPLIEVKSRRVGGSTYQVPTEIRPSRRTALALRWIISYARTRSEKGMANKLAGEFLDAANNRGASVKKKEDTHKMAEANKAFAHYRW